In Afipia carboxidovorans OM5, the sequence CGTCACCTTCGGCTGCCGCCTCAACCTGGCCGAATCCGAGACGATGCGCGCCGAGGCGGGCCGCGCCGGGCTCGACGATGCGGTGATCGTCAACACCTGCGCGGTGACGAACGAGGCGGTGGCGCAGGCGCGCCAGACCATCCGTCGCCTGCGTCGTGAAGCGCCTCGCCGCAGGATCATCGTCACCGGCTGCGCCGCGCAGACCAATGCCGAGATGTTCGCGGCGATGCCGGAAGTCGACCGCGTGCTCGGCAACGACGACAAGATGCACGCCGAGGCGTGGCAGGCGACGCGGCGCGCGTTCGATGTCGATGACGGCGAGAAGGTCGCGGTTGCCGACATCATGGCGGTGCGCGAGATGGCGCCGCATCTTGTCGATGGATTTCACAACGGCCAGCCGCGCGCTTTCGTGCAGGTGCAAAACGGCTGCGATCATCGCTGCACCTTCTGCATCATCCCGTATGGACGCGGCAATTCACGTTCGGTGGCGATGGGTGCTGCGGTCGATCAGGTGCGCAAGCTTGTCGAGGGCGGCTGTCCCGAGATCGTGCTGACCGGCGTCGACATCACGAGCTATGGCGCCGACCTGCCCGGCGCGCCGAAGCTGGGCACGCTGGTGAAGCAGATCCTCAAGCATGTGCCTGAGTTGAAGCGGCTGCGGTTGTCCTCGATCGACTCGGTCGAGGCGGATCACGACCTTCTCGATGTCATTGCCGATAACGAGCGGCTGATGCCGCATCTGCATCTGTCGCTGCAGGCGGGCGACGATCTGATCCTCAAGCGGATGAAGCGGCGGCATGCACGGGCCGATGCGGTGGCGTTCTGCGAGCAGGTGCGACGGTTGCGGCCGGACGTCGCGTTCGGCGCCGATCTCATCGCGGGTTTCCCGACCGAGACTGAGGTGATGTTCGAGCGCTCGCTCGCACTCGTCGAGGATTGCGACCTCACCTTCCTGCATGTGTTTCCGTATTCGAAGCGTCCGGGCACGCCGGCGGCGAAGATGCCGCAGGTCGAAGGGCGCGCCATCAAGGAACGCGCGCGGCTGCTGCGTGAAGCGGGCGACGCGGCATTGAAGCGGCGGCTTGCAAGCGAGATCGGAAAGACTCGCGAGGTTCTGATCGAAAGCGCGATACAGGGGCGCACCGAACATTTTCTGCCGGTGGCGATCGAGAACGGCATTGCAGGCGATGTGCAGGCCATGATCATTTCAGGCTATGATGGCATGCGGCTTGTTGCCAAGGCGTGCTAAGCGGCGGCGAAAGGATTCATCTGATGTGGGACGTCTCTCTTCCCCTCTCCCCTTGTGGGAGAGGGTGGCGAAGTTGCGCGCAGCGAAACTGAGCGGGGTGAGGGGTGAAGCCCGTGATGAGAAACGTACCCCTCACCCGCCCTCACTTCGTTCGGGCACCCTCTCCCACAAGGAGAGAGGGGAAGAAGAGAGGATGCTTTGCTTAATCCCTGCGCTGCTACGGCTCGGAGCTGGCCATCTCAGGCATAACTACGTCTTCGCCGTTCCACCCGCACGCTTGCAGCCGTTCCTGCAGATGCGCCGGCACTGGCGCGATCACGCGCACCGGCGGCTTGTTCCGCGACAGCGGCACGACGATCTCGCGCGCATGCAGATGCAGGCTCGGCTCGCCGAAACGCGGACCGTTGCCGTAGATATTGTCGCCGACGATCGGAAAGCCCATCGCCGCGCAATGCACGCGCAATTGATGGGTGCGGCCGGTAAGCGGTTCGAGCGCGAGCCAGCTCAAGCCGTTGTTTCGCCCGAGCACGCTCCATCGTGACTTGGACGGCAGGCCGTTCGGATCGGGCTTCTGCCACCAGCCGCGTTCCGCATTGAGCCGGCCAAGCGGAATGTCGATTTCGCCTTCGTCTTCTGCAGGGCCGCCTTCGACCACGGCCCAATAGGTCTTGCCGATCTTGCCATGCTTGAACAGAAGCCCGAGCGAGGCGGTCGCCTTGCGATGGCGGCCGAGCACCAGGCAACCCGAGGTGTCGCGATCGAGCCGATGCGCAAGCACCGGCGGCCGCGGCAAACCGTAGCGCAGCGCGTCGAACGAGGCTTCGAGATTGGGCCCACCCTTGGGTCCGCGATGCACGGCAATGCCGGCCGGCTTGTCGATCACCAGCATCAGGCCGTCGCGATGAAGAACGCGCGCCTGCATCTCTTGGGCGGTTGGCTGCGGCGTATCCATTACGGCGTATTCATGGGCGACGACTGACTTTCGTTTCGTGGCTGAACCGGGTAACACACCGCTCGAAATGTTGACAATCCGCAGATGACAGACACGCCGCAGGACAAATCCAAACAGAGCTGGTGGCAGCGGCTTTCCGCCGGCCTCAAGCGCACGTCCGGCTCGATTGGCGCCGCGGTTGCCGACCTCGTCGTCAAGCGCAAGCTCGACCGCGCCATGCTCGAGGATATCGAGGATGTGCTGCTGCGCGCGGACCTTGGAACCGAGGTTGCGGCGCGGATCGCGGCCAAGGTGGGCGAGGGCCGTTACGACAAGGACGTGTCGGCGCAGGACGTGCAGGCCATCGTCGCTGCCGAGGTGGAGAAGGTGCTCGCGCCGGTCGCGATGCCGCTGGTGATCGATGAGAGCCAGAAGCCGTTCATCATTCTCGTTGTCGGCGTCAATGGTTCTGGCAAGACCACGACCATTGGCAAGCTTGCGGCGAAGTTCGCGGCCGAGGGCCGTCGCGTCATGCTGGCGGCGGGCGATACATTCCGCGCCGCTGCCATCGAGCAGTTGAAGATCTGGGGCGAGCGCACCGGTGCACCGGTGATCGCGCGCGACCACGGCTCCGACGCCGCAAGTCTGGCTTTTGATGCCGCGAGTGCGGCAAAGGCGGACAACCGCGACGTGCTGCTGATCGACACCGCGGGGCGGCTGCAGAACAAGGCCGAGCTGATGGTCGAGCTCGAAAAAGTCGCGCGGGTGATCCGCAAGGTCGATACCAGCGCGCCGCATGCAGTGCTGCTGGTGCTCGATGCGACCGTCGGTCAGAACGCGCTGTCGCAGGTCGAGGCATTCCGCAAGACCGCGGGCGTGACCGGGCTCGTGATGACCAAGCTGGACGGCACCGCGCGTGGCGGCATTCTGGTCGCGATCTCGGAAATCTACAAACTGCCGGTGCATTTCATCGGCGTCGGCGAAGGCGTCGACGATCTGGCCCCGTTCACCGCGCGCGATTTTGCGCATGCGATCGCGGGCAAGGGTGTCGGGCAGGATTAACAGGATCTGTCTTCGCCGCGTAGATGCGGGCGAGGATCGATCGTCAATCGACAGGTGCGGAAATTATGGACAAGCGTGTGCCCCATCCGTTGTTCAAGCTCGCGACCGAGCTCGGCCCGCTCCTGATCTTTTTTGCCGCCAACGCCAAATTCAACCTGTTCGTGGCGACCGGTGCCTTCATGGTCGCGATCGTTGCGGCGGTGATTGTCTCTTATGTGGTGATGCGGCATGTGCCGCTGATGGCGCTGGTG encodes:
- the mtaB gene encoding tRNA (N(6)-L-threonylcarbamoyladenosine(37)-C(2))-methylthiotransferase MtaB is translated as MAVELVTFGCRLNLAESETMRAEAGRAGLDDAVIVNTCAVTNEAVAQARQTIRRLRREAPRRRIIVTGCAAQTNAEMFAAMPEVDRVLGNDDKMHAEAWQATRRAFDVDDGEKVAVADIMAVREMAPHLVDGFHNGQPRAFVQVQNGCDHRCTFCIIPYGRGNSRSVAMGAAVDQVRKLVEGGCPEIVLTGVDITSYGADLPGAPKLGTLVKQILKHVPELKRLRLSSIDSVEADHDLLDVIADNERLMPHLHLSLQAGDDLILKRMKRRHARADAVAFCEQVRRLRPDVAFGADLIAGFPTETEVMFERSLALVEDCDLTFLHVFPYSKRPGTPAAKMPQVEGRAIKERARLLREAGDAALKRRLASEIGKTREVLIESAIQGRTEHFLPVAIENGIAGDVQAMIISGYDGMRLVAKAC
- a CDS encoding RluA family pseudouridine synthase, translated to MDTPQPTAQEMQARVLHRDGLMLVIDKPAGIAVHRGPKGGPNLEASFDALRYGLPRPPVLAHRLDRDTSGCLVLGRHRKATASLGLLFKHGKIGKTYWAVVEGGPAEDEGEIDIPLGRLNAERGWWQKPDPNGLPSKSRWSVLGRNNGLSWLALEPLTGRTHQLRVHCAAMGFPIVGDNIYGNGPRFGEPSLHLHAREIVVPLSRNKPPVRVIAPVPAHLQERLQACGWNGEDVVMPEMASSEP
- the ftsY gene encoding signal recognition particle-docking protein FtsY; its protein translation is MTDTPQDKSKQSWWQRLSAGLKRTSGSIGAAVADLVVKRKLDRAMLEDIEDVLLRADLGTEVAARIAAKVGEGRYDKDVSAQDVQAIVAAEVEKVLAPVAMPLVIDESQKPFIILVVGVNGSGKTTTIGKLAAKFAAEGRRVMLAAGDTFRAAAIEQLKIWGERTGAPVIARDHGSDAASLAFDAASAAKADNRDVLLIDTAGRLQNKAELMVELEKVARVIRKVDTSAPHAVLLVLDATVGQNALSQVEAFRKTAGVTGLVMTKLDGTARGGILVAISEIYKLPVHFIGVGEGVDDLAPFTARDFAHAIAGKGVGQD